The Halopseudomonas sabulinigri genome window below encodes:
- a CDS encoding DUF1631 domain-containing protein codes for MSQDPKVVSIKPNLASRNMQSAGTGSSSLPAPLISVRDHLQQYLSTAFNVLFDNADDNLFEMADRATSNADQTLFFEAMRTVRLQRGSILKSIGASLHQVTEQMNGEAPAAAAAYSSFELDSLTLVQPDELEQSVALDGMISRVNNRNQQALMHLAMRTNSLVKNLVDERNNPLAPAALADYFADALKPLALEIKVRLIIFKLFERYVFNGIDAEYEALNTLLVNAGVMPDLRLAQVTPSRRRSPPAGAGNGAAAESSPGNRQSSADQQEVLSMFSELIGNWRHASGDMALSGLSGSAARTMPSDELLQVLADIPLDELPDRAADSPADMRQRIQRALQAQRQSVGAAEQKVVGRVDDDVISLVSMLFDFILEDPALPAAVKAMIGRLQLPVLRVAIADKSFFSRGAHPARRLLNELARATMGWNDHDDLRRDQLHGLLESIVERLLAVSEPQDALFETLHAELTDFQRNEQRRSDRIEQRTRDAEEGRARMQAARSHVAKAVNGLLVGRTLPVTLVDLLRDTWSQVLHMVCLREGVDSAAWDQAIRAAQQMIDSVEPVPAGELRYRADSNEQVLEALRRGLELLGLDASAVAVQVARLAQPQALALAKAQEAAARKVREAQAARLAAEAAQAKASGAAETVAETERAAEQPLPVAEAAVPQPEQAQTAEVVMPVVEPIEQVHVEAPVLQAEEESEPLAETVDDLPSVGAMRWIESLRAGCWFRLGATEGQPEQRCKLAAIISFSGKYIFVNRGGMKVAEFGKNELAQHFEQGLITLLDENQLFDRALESVIGNLRRLQSAKP; via the coding sequence ATGTCCCAGGACCCGAAGGTGGTCTCGATCAAACCGAATCTCGCCAGCCGCAATATGCAGAGCGCCGGCACCGGTTCGTCATCGTTGCCAGCGCCGCTGATCAGCGTGCGCGATCACCTGCAGCAGTACCTGAGCACGGCCTTCAATGTGCTGTTTGACAATGCCGACGACAACCTCTTCGAAATGGCTGATCGGGCGACCAGTAATGCCGATCAAACCCTGTTCTTTGAAGCCATGCGCACCGTGCGGTTGCAGCGTGGCAGCATCCTGAAAAGTATCGGCGCCAGTCTGCACCAGGTGACCGAGCAGATGAATGGCGAAGCCCCCGCCGCCGCCGCGGCGTACTCCTCCTTTGAACTCGATAGCCTGACGCTGGTACAGCCGGACGAGCTGGAGCAGTCTGTTGCGCTAGACGGCATGATCAGCCGCGTCAATAACCGCAATCAGCAAGCGCTGATGCATCTGGCGATGCGTACCAACAGTCTGGTCAAGAACCTGGTGGATGAGCGCAATAATCCGCTGGCGCCCGCTGCGCTGGCCGACTATTTTGCCGATGCCCTCAAGCCTCTGGCGCTGGAGATCAAGGTTCGGCTGATCATCTTCAAACTCTTTGAACGCTATGTGTTTAACGGTATCGACGCCGAGTACGAGGCGCTGAATACGCTGCTGGTTAATGCCGGCGTCATGCCTGATCTGCGTTTGGCTCAGGTGACGCCCTCGCGCCGTCGGTCACCGCCGGCCGGCGCTGGAAATGGCGCTGCGGCTGAATCCAGCCCCGGTAATCGGCAGAGCAGCGCAGATCAGCAGGAAGTGCTGAGCATGTTCAGCGAGCTGATCGGTAACTGGCGGCATGCCAGCGGCGATATGGCGCTATCGGGGCTCTCTGGTAGTGCCGCACGTACGATGCCCAGCGACGAGTTACTGCAGGTTCTGGCTGATATTCCGCTCGATGAGTTGCCCGACAGGGCGGCGGACAGCCCCGCGGACATGCGCCAGCGCATCCAGCGTGCGTTGCAGGCTCAGCGTCAATCTGTGGGTGCTGCTGAGCAAAAAGTGGTGGGTCGGGTGGATGATGACGTCATCAGCCTGGTCTCTATGTTGTTTGACTTCATTCTCGAAGACCCGGCGCTGCCTGCGGCGGTCAAGGCCATGATCGGGCGGCTGCAATTACCGGTTTTGCGGGTAGCCATCGCCGACAAGAGCTTTTTCAGTCGCGGCGCGCATCCGGCTCGCCGATTGTTGAATGAGCTCGCTCGGGCAACCATGGGCTGGAATGATCACGATGATTTGCGTCGGGATCAGTTGCACGGGCTGCTCGAAAGCATTGTCGAGCGCCTGTTGGCAGTCAGTGAGCCGCAGGATGCCCTGTTTGAAACGCTGCACGCAGAGCTGACCGACTTTCAACGCAACGAGCAGCGCCGCTCCGACCGGATCGAGCAGCGTACGCGCGACGCCGAAGAGGGCCGGGCGCGCATGCAGGCGGCGCGCAGTCATGTCGCCAAGGCGGTCAACGGGTTGCTGGTTGGGCGAACCTTGCCGGTCACTCTGGTCGATCTGTTGCGCGACACCTGGAGTCAGGTGCTGCATATGGTGTGTCTGCGTGAGGGCGTTGATTCGGCAGCCTGGGATCAGGCGATTCGTGCCGCGCAGCAGATGATCGACAGTGTCGAGCCGGTTCCCGCCGGTGAGTTGCGGTATCGTGCCGATAGCAACGAGCAAGTCCTGGAGGCGCTGCGCCGCGGCCTGGAGCTGCTTGGGCTGGATGCGTCGGCGGTCGCTGTTCAGGTCGCACGCCTGGCGCAACCACAGGCGCTCGCCCTGGCCAAAGCGCAGGAGGCTGCGGCAAGAAAAGTACGTGAGGCGCAGGCCGCTCGGCTGGCGGCGGAGGCTGCCCAGGCGAAGGCTTCCGGCGCTGCAGAGACTGTAGCGGAAACCGAGCGGGCCGCGGAGCAACCGCTACCCGTCGCTGAAGCCGCTGTGCCGCAGCCAGAGCAGGCGCAGACGGCCGAGGTGGTCATGCCGGTGGTCGAGCCGATTGAGCAGGTGCACGTTGAGGCGCCGGTGTTGCAGGCAGAGGAGGAGTCTGAGCCGCTTGCCGAAACCGTGGACGACTTGCCCAGTGTCGGCGCGATGCGCTGGATTGAAAGCCTGCGTGCTGGCTGTTGGTTTCGTCTGGGCGCTACCGAAGGCCAGCCGGAGCAGCGCTGCAAACTGGCTGCCATCATCAGCTTCAGCGGCAAGTACATTTTCGTCAATCGTGGCGGCATGAAAGTCGCCGAGTTTGGCAAGAACGAGCTGGCCCAGCACTTCGAGCAGGGGCTTATTACCCTGCTGGATGAGAATCAGCTGTTTGATCGTGCGCTTGAGTCGGTGATCGGCAACCTGCGCCGTTTGCAGTCAGCCAAGCCCTGA
- the ampE gene encoding regulatory signaling modulator protein AmpE: MRFLILLITVLLVRFTPLRAGIHPDPVAAWADYSAGVAERRAGWQALLCLLLPLIPLELAFWALADVANGVFVLVLGVLVLLLGLGSTSRVYGASRRFEQAWARGDCEAAALIAEHDLAVRADDDNDLLAQVRGRLLWAALAGYFVPVLWFLLLGPLGALGYRLLRLFVDRLPAESQGYAGSLVHAMEWLPARLLVASFALVGHFDRVFESLRGVWSDWDKAPESLLMTAADAALSGGAEPEPDAPVLAATRDLLLRAMLAWAVPVALLALLG, translated from the coding sequence ATGCGGTTTCTGATCCTGCTGATCACAGTTTTGCTGGTGCGCTTCACACCATTGCGTGCGGGTATACACCCGGACCCCGTAGCGGCGTGGGCGGATTACAGTGCCGGGGTTGCGGAGCGCCGTGCTGGTTGGCAGGCACTGCTCTGCCTGCTATTGCCGCTGATACCGCTGGAACTTGCATTCTGGGCGCTGGCTGATGTGGCCAACGGCGTATTCGTGCTGGTGCTGGGCGTGCTGGTCCTGTTGCTGGGGTTGGGCAGCACCAGTCGCGTTTACGGCGCCAGTCGGCGCTTTGAGCAGGCCTGGGCGCGAGGTGATTGCGAGGCCGCGGCGCTGATTGCCGAGCATGATCTGGCGGTGCGGGCTGACGACGACAACGATCTGCTCGCGCAGGTGCGCGGTCGCCTGCTCTGGGCTGCGCTAGCCGGCTACTTTGTGCCGGTTTTGTGGTTTCTCTTGCTGGGTCCGCTGGGCGCGCTGGGCTACCGTCTACTAAGGTTGTTTGTAGACCGCTTGCCGGCGGAGTCGCAAGGGTATGCTGGCAGTCTGGTGCACGCCATGGAGTGGTTGCCGGCCCGGCTGCTGGTCGCGAGCTTTGCCTTGGTAGGGCATTTCGATCGGGTATTCGAGTCGCTGCGCGGCGTCTGGAGTGACTGGGATAAGGCGCCTGAATCCTTGTTGATGACAGCGGCTGATGCGGCCCTGTCAGGCGGTGCAGAGCCAGAGCCAGACGCGCCCGTGCTGGCCGCAACCCGAGACTTGCTGCTGCGCGCGATGCTTGCTTGGGCGGTACCCGTGGCATTGTTGGCGTTACTGGGTTAG
- the ampD gene encoding 1,6-anhydro-N-acetylmuramyl-L-alanine amidase AmpD: MRLQEGWLEGVQICRSAHFNPRPDGDVVSLLVIHNISLPPGEFGGGHVQRFFCGQLDSSLHPYFAEIAELRVSAHFLIERDGGITQFVSCDERAWHAGASRYAGRDNCNDFSIGVELEGTDDRPYTDAQYQALRELTHALQRAYPAITRQRITGHEFIAPGRKTDPGAAFDWRRYLRSLLAAPLNQ; this comes from the coding sequence ATGCGCCTGCAAGAGGGTTGGCTGGAGGGCGTGCAGATCTGTCGCTCCGCGCATTTCAATCCCCGACCGGATGGGGATGTGGTTTCTCTCCTGGTTATTCACAACATCAGCCTGCCGCCCGGCGAGTTTGGTGGCGGGCACGTGCAACGCTTTTTCTGTGGCCAGCTAGACTCCTCGCTGCATCCCTACTTCGCCGAGATCGCCGAGCTACGCGTTTCTGCGCACTTCCTGATCGAGCGTGACGGCGGCATCACCCAGTTTGTCAGTTGCGATGAGCGCGCCTGGCATGCCGGTGCCTCGCGCTACGCCGGACGCGATAACTGCAATGACTTCTCCATTGGTGTGGAGCTTGAGGGCACCGATGACAGGCCTTATACCGATGCGCAGTACCAGGCCCTGCGTGAGTTGACCCACGCGCTGCAGCGCGCCTACCCGGCGATTACCCGCCAGCGGATCACCGGCCACGAATTCATCGCGCCAGGGCGCAAGACCGATCCGGGCGCGGCGTTCGACTGGCGTCGCTATCTGCGCAGCTTGCTGGCTGCACCACTTAACCAATAA
- a CDS encoding alanine/glycine:cation symporter family protein: MEALISLIGDINGIVWGPAMLALLAGTGLYLTLGLKLIPQRKLFYGFSMLWRGRKSTEEGDISPFNALMTALSATVGTGNIAGVATAIFFGGPGALFWMWVIALVGMATKFAEAVLAVCFREKDALGNHVGGPMYYIKNGLGAKWKWLGILFAIFGMLAGFGIGNTIQSNSVADALSSSFGIPPLVTGIIIAVLVALVLLGGIKRIGDVAGKLVPIMALFYVGGGLIILIMHFDRIPAAFGDILYYAFNPAAAAGGFAGATVWAAMRFGIARGVFSNEAGLGSAPIAHAAAQTNNPIRQGTVAMLGTFIDTIIICSITGLVIMVTGAWQSGENGAPLSALAFSQGLPGGWGQYIVSIGLAVFAFTTIIGWSFYSEKCTQFLFGERSNVPFRVLWIIAVPLGTLPGIDLGSLWLVADTLNAMMAIPNLIALLLLSPVVFRLTRDYFNDPANYLNK, translated from the coding sequence ATGGAAGCACTCATAAGCCTGATCGGCGATATCAATGGCATTGTCTGGGGACCTGCCATGCTTGCCCTGCTGGCAGGCACCGGCCTTTACCTCACCCTCGGCCTCAAGCTCATCCCCCAACGCAAGCTTTTCTATGGCTTCAGCATGCTTTGGCGGGGTCGCAAGAGCACCGAAGAGGGCGATATCAGCCCCTTCAACGCACTGATGACCGCCCTCTCCGCTACCGTCGGCACGGGTAACATCGCCGGCGTGGCCACCGCCATCTTCTTTGGCGGCCCTGGCGCGTTGTTCTGGATGTGGGTCATCGCGCTGGTGGGCATGGCCACCAAATTCGCCGAGGCGGTACTGGCTGTGTGCTTTCGCGAGAAAGATGCGCTGGGCAACCACGTCGGTGGCCCGATGTACTACATCAAGAACGGCCTGGGCGCCAAGTGGAAGTGGCTGGGCATCCTGTTCGCCATCTTTGGCATGCTGGCTGGCTTTGGCATCGGCAACACCATTCAGTCCAACTCGGTTGCTGACGCGCTGAGCAGCAGCTTCGGCATCCCGCCGCTGGTAACCGGCATCATCATTGCCGTGCTGGTAGCGCTGGTGCTGCTGGGCGGTATCAAGCGTATCGGTGACGTCGCCGGCAAGCTGGTACCCATCATGGCGCTGTTCTACGTGGGTGGCGGCCTGATCATTCTGATCATGCACTTCGACCGCATTCCTGCCGCCTTCGGCGACATTCTGTATTACGCCTTCAACCCCGCCGCCGCTGCCGGTGGCTTTGCCGGTGCAACCGTGTGGGCGGCCATGCGTTTTGGTATTGCCCGCGGCGTGTTCTCCAACGAGGCAGGCCTGGGCAGTGCGCCCATCGCCCACGCTGCGGCGCAAACCAACAACCCGATCCGTCAGGGTACCGTTGCCATGCTCGGCACCTTTATCGACACCATCATCATCTGCTCGATTACCGGCCTGGTGATCATGGTGACCGGGGCCTGGCAAAGCGGCGAGAACGGTGCGCCCTTGTCGGCCCTGGCCTTCAGTCAGGGTCTGCCAGGCGGTTGGGGTCAGTACATTGTCAGCATTGGCTTGGCGGTATTCGCCTTCACCACCATCATCGGCTGGAGCTTCTACTCGGAAAAGTGCACCCAGTTCCTGTTTGGTGAGCGTTCGAATGTACCCTTCCGCGTACTCTGGATCATCGCGGTACCACTGGGCACCCTCCCCGGTATCGATCTGGGCAGCCTGTGGCTGGTAGCGGACACGCTGAATGCCATGATGGCGATTCCCAACTTGATCGCCCTGCTGCTGCTGAGCCCGGTCGTGTTCCGCCTGACCCGCGATTATTTCAATGATCCGGCGAACTACCTGAACAAGTAG